A single region of the Sciurus carolinensis chromosome 16, mSciCar1.2, whole genome shotgun sequence genome encodes:
- the LOC124966261 gene encoding vomeronasal type-1 receptor 1-like, translated as MDMWFIFLTHTGEGILGNFSLLCLYNFTLFTRRHFRPTDLILNQLVLANSIVLLSKGVPQTLASLGWKHFLDDRRCKLVFYCYRVSTGVSFSTLCLFNGFPVIKLNPRICRWISLKIRSLQCIGSCCLLCWTLHLLINSFLHLIVNGPWNKENLSADGSHGYCSWSAEYSHSTLYSILYFSPDLMSLVLMASWASGSMVFLLHRHKQRVQHIHSHVCSPRPSHEVRATRTILILMSSFVSLYSVYTVLTMWMTLAANRGHWVVSSSVLVASCFPALSPFVLLINDTQVS; from the coding sequence ATGGATATgtggtttatttttctcactcacACAGGAGAAGGAATCCTTGGAAatttctccctcctctgcctttaTAACTTCACCTTGTTCACCAGACGTCACTTCAGACCCACAGATTTGATTCTCAATCAGCTGGTGCTGGCCAATTCCATTGTTCTTCTCTCTAAAGGAGTACCTCAGACTCTGGCAAGTTTGGGATGGAAACATTTCCTGGATGATAGGAGATGTAAGCTTGTCTTCTATTGTTACAGAGTGAGCACTGGTGTGTCCTTCAGCACCTTATGCCTGTTCAATGGCTTCCCCGTCATTAAGCTCAACCCCAGAATCTGTAGGTGGATCTCGCTCAAGATCAGATCCCTACAGTGCATCGGCTCCTGCTGTCTCCTCTGTTGGACCCTGCATCTCCTCATAAATTCATTTCTGCATTTAATAGTGAATGGCCCATGGAATAAGGAAAATCTCAGTGCAGATGGGAGTCATGGCTACTGTTCATGGTCAGCGGAATATAGTCACAGCACCTTATACTCAATCTTATACTTTTCCCCTGACTTGATGAGTCTGGTCCTCATGGCCTCATGGGCCAGTGGCTCCATGGTCTTCCTCCTGCACAGGCACAAGCAGCGAGTCCAGCACATTCACAGCCATGTCTGCAGCCCCAGACCTTCCCATGAGGTCAGGGCCACACGCACCATCCTGATCCTGATGAGCTCCTTTGTTTCCCTTTACTCCGTCTACACTGTACTGACCATGTGGATGACCCTAGCTGCAAACAGAGGCCATTGGGTGGTGAGCAGCTCTGTGCTGGTGGCCTCATGTTTCCCAGCACTCAGCCCCTTTGTGCTCCTCATCAATGACACCCAGGTCTCTTAG